Proteins from a single region of Mus pahari chromosome 2, PAHARI_EIJ_v1.1, whole genome shotgun sequence:
- the Ndufa4 gene encoding cytochrome c oxidase subunit NDUFA4 produces MLRQILGQAKKHPSLIPLFVFIGAGGTGAALYVMRLALFNPDVSWDRKNNPEPWNKLGPNEQYKFYSVNVDYSKLKKEGPDF; encoded by the exons ATGCTCCGCCAGATCCTCGGGCAAGCCAAGAAGCATCCCAGC TTGATTCCTCTCTTCGTATTTATTGGAGCAGGGGGTACTGGAGCAGCACTGTATGTGATGCGCTTGGCACTGTTCAATCCAGATGTCAG cTGGGACAGGAAGAACAACCCAGAGCCATGGAACAAACTGGGTCCCAATGAACAATATAAG ttctACTCAGTGAATGTGGACTACAGCAAACTGAAGAAAGAAGGCCCAGACTTCTAA